The following proteins come from a genomic window of Limnohabitans sp. 103DPR2:
- a CDS encoding DUF6671 family protein has translation MAHTLAFLTCHHKDVAVKTAMAKSGFDVVLHDTFNTDSLGTFTNEKARELSQMQTALKKAQLACELTGHAFGLGSEGAFGPHPQVHLLPWNYEVLAFWDAAHQHAIYAVHGTADTNFASQRITSLEEAEEFAKQSRFPGHALIVGSPSDSYFQKGVQDPDAFQELVKSALALNSSLWLETDMRAHMNPTRMNVIAQTAEKLQALLGSHCPQCQLPGFGLTQLIAGALCKTCHTPTRLPKAEQWSCANCGYAEIKELNTWASAAQCDVCNP, from the coding sequence ATGGCGCACACCCTCGCATTCTTAACTTGTCACCACAAAGATGTGGCTGTCAAAACAGCCATGGCGAAAAGTGGTTTCGACGTCGTTCTGCATGACACTTTCAACACAGACAGCTTGGGCACGTTCACCAACGAGAAAGCCCGCGAATTAAGCCAAATGCAAACGGCTTTGAAGAAAGCGCAACTGGCGTGTGAATTGACAGGCCATGCTTTTGGATTGGGCAGTGAAGGCGCCTTTGGACCTCATCCTCAGGTTCATCTTTTGCCTTGGAATTACGAAGTATTGGCCTTCTGGGACGCCGCACATCAGCATGCCATTTACGCTGTGCACGGCACGGCAGACACCAATTTTGCTTCGCAGCGTATTACCTCACTTGAAGAGGCTGAAGAATTTGCAAAGCAATCGCGGTTTCCTGGCCATGCTTTGATTGTGGGAAGTCCATCAGATTCTTATTTTCAAAAAGGTGTTCAAGACCCGGATGCATTTCAAGAACTGGTGAAGAGCGCCTTGGCACTCAATTCATCGTTATGGCTTGAAACCGACATGCGCGCCCACATGAACCCCACACGCATGAACGTGATTGCGCAAACTGCAGAAAAACTTCAGGCGCTGTTGGGCTCGCATTGCCCCCAATGTCAATTGCCTGGATTCGGCCTGACCCAACTCATTGCAGGGGCCTTGTGCAAAACATGCCACACCCCTACGCGACTGCCCAAAGCCGAGCAATGGTCCTGCGCCAACTGCGGGTACGCGGAAATCAAAGAGCTCAACACTTGGGCTTCAGCAGCACAGTGTGATGTCTGCAACCCCTAA
- a CDS encoding cation:proton antiporter — protein sequence MSSLDLTLLYLLAAVLGVAACRVFKLPPMLGYLAVGVVIGPNALALAQNSEGIRHLAEFGVVFLMFVIGLEFNLPKLKSMRRHVFGLGSMQVILTMACVTVGSMFLASMAPSIWQMRWQTALALSGALAMSSTAIVIKLMVDRLELDSEHGKRVVGVLLFQDLAVVPLLVLIPALGSAPEQMAMSLLLAGIKAALLLTLLLTGGQRVMHAWLTLVARRQSQELFVLNILLTTLGLAWLTEMAGLSLALGAFVAGMLISETEFKHQVETDIKPFHDVLLGLFFITIGMMLDWRIVWDRWEFVLLLVTVPVAFKFLLIAALTRLSGASEGVSLRTGLYLAQAGEFGFVLLTLGNQNQLIPADWFNPVLASMVLSMLATPFIVMNANRWVMKWANSDWLQQSLQMTQMAQQSISTEQHVIICGYGRCGQNLARLLKAQNIPYMALDLDPDRVNGALAQGDHVAFGDAARLQSLMAVGLARASAVVVTYLDNASSLRVVALTREHAPKVPVVVRTKDDRDLEKFQAAGATEVVPESVEGSLMLATHALALMGVPMKRVIRMVQAQRQQRYELLREQTFSDESENASAR from the coding sequence ATGAGTTCCTTGGACTTAACCCTGCTTTACCTCCTTGCTGCAGTGCTTGGGGTGGCCGCATGTCGGGTTTTCAAATTGCCACCCATGCTTGGCTACCTGGCGGTGGGCGTGGTCATTGGGCCCAATGCGCTGGCACTGGCGCAAAATTCTGAAGGCATACGCCATTTGGCCGAGTTTGGCGTTGTGTTCTTGATGTTTGTCATTGGCTTAGAGTTCAACTTGCCCAAACTCAAAAGCATGCGGCGCCATGTCTTTGGCCTGGGCTCCATGCAGGTCATCCTCACCATGGCCTGTGTCACTGTGGGGTCGATGTTTTTGGCCAGCATGGCGCCATCGATTTGGCAAATGCGTTGGCAAACCGCCTTGGCTTTGTCGGGCGCCTTGGCCATGAGCAGCACGGCCATTGTGATCAAGCTCATGGTGGACCGTTTAGAGCTTGACTCGGAGCATGGCAAGCGCGTGGTGGGCGTCTTGTTGTTTCAGGATTTGGCCGTGGTGCCTTTGTTGGTTCTCATTCCCGCTTTGGGTTCTGCGCCCGAGCAAATGGCCATGTCCTTGTTGTTGGCTGGCATCAAGGCCGCCTTGCTGTTGACGCTTCTTCTCACGGGTGGGCAACGCGTGATGCATGCTTGGTTAACTTTGGTGGCCAGGCGTCAAAGCCAAGAGCTGTTTGTGCTGAACATTTTGCTCACCACATTGGGCTTGGCATGGCTCACTGAAATGGCGGGTTTGAGTTTGGCGCTGGGTGCTTTTGTGGCCGGCATGTTGATTTCTGAAACCGAATTCAAGCACCAAGTTGAAACCGACATCAAGCCTTTTCACGATGTATTGCTGGGCCTGTTCTTCATCACCATTGGCATGATGCTCGATTGGCGCATTGTTTGGGATCGTTGGGAATTCGTGTTGCTGCTGGTCACTGTGCCTGTAGCTTTCAAGTTTTTGCTGATTGCCGCGTTGACAAGGCTGAGTGGCGCCAGTGAAGGTGTTTCTTTAAGGACAGGTTTGTACTTGGCGCAAGCCGGTGAATTTGGCTTTGTCTTGTTGACCTTGGGCAACCAAAATCAACTCATTCCGGCGGATTGGTTCAATCCTGTGCTGGCCAGCATGGTGCTGTCGATGCTGGCAACACCTTTCATTGTGATGAATGCCAACCGCTGGGTCATGAAATGGGCCAACAGCGATTGGTTGCAGCAGTCTTTGCAAATGACCCAAATGGCGCAGCAAAGCATCAGCACGGAGCAGCATGTCATCATCTGCGGCTATGGCAGGTGTGGTCAAAACTTGGCCAGATTGCTGAAAGCGCAAAACATTCCCTACATGGCCCTTGACCTCGACCCCGATCGTGTCAACGGTGCCTTGGCGCAAGGGGATCATGTGGCATTTGGTGACGCCGCCAGATTGCAGTCTCTGATGGCGGTGGGTTTGGCCAGGGCCAGTGCTGTGGTGGTCACGTACCTCGACAATGCGTCATCCTTGCGCGTGGTTGCTTTAACTCGAGAGCACGCACCCAAGGTTCCTGTGGTGGTGCGGACCAAAGATGATCGAGATCTTGAGAAATTTCAAGCAGCCGGCGCGACAGAAGTGGTGCCTGAGTCCGTCGAGGGATCATTGATGCTGGCGACACACGCATTGGCTTTGATGGGCGTACCCATGAAACGGGTGATTCGCATGGTGCAAGCGCAAAGGCAGCAGCGCTATGAACTGCTTAGAGAGCAAACATTTTCTGATGAATCTGAAAACGCAAGTGCCCGTTAA
- a CDS encoding TerC family protein, with amino-acid sequence MQTIAPLWLWITFVVIVLVSLFIDFWMLKKQGSQDMSMKDALRWSVVWIVMSFLFNGLLWWAVKDTANSTEMANDKALEFLTGYLIEKSLAVDNIFVFLMIFTYFAVPSHYQKRVLMIGIVGAIVLRTVMILIGGWLLAQFHWILYVFGAFLVLTGIKMWWAAGKEPSLDDNPALKLLNKLIPVSKSYDGEKFWTVENGKKIATPLFMVICLIAITDIIFAVDSIPAIFAITDDAFIVLTSNVFAILGLRAMYFLLANVASKFHLLNYGLAVILMFIGTKMCLVDVYKVPVVASLAVVVVVLAATMWLSVKTAKPESHSN; translated from the coding sequence ATGCAAACAATTGCCCCTCTTTGGCTTTGGATCACTTTTGTGGTCATTGTTTTAGTCTCCTTGTTCATTGACTTTTGGATGCTCAAAAAACAAGGCTCTCAAGACATGAGCATGAAAGATGCGCTGCGCTGGTCCGTGGTTTGGATTGTCATGAGCTTCTTGTTCAACGGTCTGTTGTGGTGGGCCGTGAAAGACACTGCCAACTCCACTGAAATGGCCAACGACAAAGCCCTCGAATTTTTAACAGGCTATCTGATTGAGAAGTCTCTGGCTGTTGACAACATTTTTGTCTTCTTAATGATCTTCACCTACTTTGCTGTTCCCTCGCACTATCAAAAAAGGGTGCTCATGATTGGCATTGTGGGCGCCATTGTGTTGCGCACCGTCATGATCTTGATCGGTGGTTGGCTACTGGCCCAGTTTCACTGGATTCTTTATGTATTTGGTGCATTCCTGGTACTCACTGGCATCAAGATGTGGTGGGCTGCCGGCAAGGAACCCAGCTTGGATGACAACCCTGCCCTCAAGTTGCTGAACAAACTGATACCTGTCAGCAAGTCTTACGACGGTGAAAAGTTTTGGACAGTCGAAAATGGCAAGAAGATAGCGACCCCACTGTTCATGGTCATCTGTTTGATTGCCATCACGGACATCATTTTTGCCGTGGACTCCATCCCTGCCATCTTCGCCATCACGGACGACGCGTTCATCGTTTTGACCAGCAATGTTTTTGCCATCTTAGGTCTGCGCGCGATGTACTTTTTGTTGGCCAATGTCGCCTCCAAGTTTCATTTACTCAACTATGGCTTGGCTGTCATTTTGATGTTCATTGGCACCAAAATGTGCTTGGTGGATGTCTACAAAGTACCTGTTGTTGCATCTTTGGCTGTGGTGGTGGTCGTCCTTGCAGCAACCATGTGGCTAAGCGTGAAGACGGCAAAGCCCGAGAGTCACAGCAACTGA
- a CDS encoding LysR family transcriptional regulator: MSVHFNYKHLYYFWVVAKEGGITKAADKLDMAVQTVSAQVRELEKSLGFALLKPAGRGLVLTEAGTAAMKQADLIFQIGEALPSHVRNAASKPMARLTVGICDSLPKMVAHRLLLPIMSVKNLKLTCYEGELEDLLGDLALHRLDVVLSDRAAPSNSNLKLYSHALGASDIALYGTKSWVKAARQHFPQSLSSVPILLPTAHTAMRDRLDRWFEQQHITPNVVGEFEDSALLQTFGANGMGIFPAAEWVQEDLVSQYGVSRLGACTGVKEHFFAIGTERKVHHPLVQSLLQHK; encoded by the coding sequence ATGAGCGTCCATTTCAATTACAAGCACCTTTACTATTTTTGGGTTGTGGCCAAGGAGGGCGGCATCACCAAAGCTGCAGACAAGTTGGACATGGCTGTCCAAACTGTCAGCGCACAAGTTCGTGAGCTGGAAAAGTCTTTGGGCTTTGCGCTTTTGAAACCTGCTGGTCGAGGATTGGTGTTAACGGAAGCTGGCACAGCGGCCATGAAACAAGCCGACCTTATTTTTCAAATAGGTGAAGCATTGCCGTCACATGTTAGAAATGCAGCCAGCAAACCAATGGCGCGATTGACGGTTGGCATTTGTGACAGCTTGCCCAAGATGGTGGCGCACCGTTTGTTGCTGCCCATCATGTCGGTGAAGAATCTAAAGCTCACATGTTACGAGGGTGAACTGGAAGACCTGCTTGGGGACTTGGCCTTGCATCGCCTTGATGTGGTGCTGTCAGATCGCGCTGCACCCAGTAACAGCAATCTCAAGTTGTACAGCCATGCGCTGGGCGCCAGTGACATTGCCTTGTACGGGACGAAATCATGGGTCAAGGCGGCGCGCCAACATTTTCCGCAAAGTTTGTCTTCTGTACCCATCCTGCTGCCGACAGCGCATACCGCAATGCGTGATCGATTAGACCGCTGGTTTGAACAGCAGCACATCACCCCCAACGTGGTGGGTGAGTTTGAGGACAGTGCCCTGCTGCAAACATTCGGTGCCAATGGCATGGGCATTTTCCCAGCTGCAGAATGGGTTCAAGAAGACTTGGTGTCGCAGTACGGCGTCAGCAGACTTGGCGCTTGTACCGGTGTTAAAGAGCATTTCTTTGCCATCGGCACAGAGCGAAAAGTACATCACCCCTTGGTTCAGTCGCTGTTGCAACACAAGTGA
- a CDS encoding MFS transporter, which produces MKFFQVIGWNMSAVQRVYAAFFLYALALGGLYPRMAEVQKSMGVAEGALGLGLIGTASGTLISLTFGGRWIERWGAQKILWVGLPLVTVFYALAAFATHPFWMFMSLLPAGICIGAIEQVVNLEADRVEFAVGRRIMNRAHAFWSIGFASAGLLGGLAAQGGLSPQLHLLGMVAVVTLMVMMLLGRFEAAPHRPRVSSEDTQVSVQFAWPTPAILMLVVATFAAMLMEGAGIDWSAIYMRDVFSSSPFVCGLAVAAGATTQAVTRFFADRLVERFQPVRVARGLILVLGLGVCAVTWAQAAWLALLGLALMGVGTSAIFPLAMSAAAQRTDRPAAVNVAALAQTSFVIFLIGPPLLGWVAEYFGIRATFAVSLPLVALSFWAAKSLKN; this is translated from the coding sequence ATGAAATTTTTCCAAGTTATCGGTTGGAACATGTCTGCCGTTCAACGTGTCTATGCTGCATTTTTTCTTTATGCCTTGGCTTTGGGAGGTTTGTATCCCCGCATGGCAGAGGTGCAGAAAAGCATGGGTGTGGCCGAAGGTGCTTTGGGCTTGGGTCTCATCGGTACAGCGTCGGGCACTCTCATTTCTTTGACCTTTGGAGGCCGATGGATTGAGCGCTGGGGTGCTCAAAAAATTCTATGGGTGGGTCTGCCGCTCGTCACCGTTTTTTATGCTTTGGCTGCATTTGCCACCCATCCCTTTTGGATGTTCATGAGTTTGTTGCCTGCTGGCATTTGCATTGGCGCCATTGAGCAGGTGGTTAATTTAGAAGCTGATCGTGTTGAATTTGCGGTGGGTCGTCGCATCATGAACAGGGCTCATGCATTTTGGAGCATTGGCTTCGCATCTGCGGGTTTGTTAGGGGGTTTGGCTGCGCAAGGGGGCTTGTCACCGCAACTTCATTTGTTGGGCATGGTGGCTGTGGTCACCCTCATGGTGATGATGCTGTTGGGCAGGTTTGAGGCTGCACCTCACAGGCCACGTGTCAGTTCAGAAGACACTCAGGTAAGCGTTCAGTTCGCATGGCCAACGCCTGCTATTTTGATGTTGGTTGTGGCCACCTTTGCGGCCATGCTCATGGAAGGTGCGGGCATTGATTGGTCTGCCATTTACATGCGTGATGTTTTTTCAAGCAGTCCCTTTGTGTGTGGTCTGGCGGTTGCTGCAGGCGCCACAACCCAAGCAGTGACCCGTTTTTTTGCTGATCGTTTGGTGGAGCGATTTCAACCCGTTCGCGTTGCCAGAGGTTTGATTTTGGTTTTAGGTTTGGGTGTCTGCGCTGTCACTTGGGCTCAAGCTGCATGGTTGGCTTTGTTGGGTTTGGCGTTGATGGGTGTTGGCACCAGTGCCATTTTTCCGCTGGCCATGTCTGCCGCTGCACAGCGCACTGACAGACCTGCGGCCGTGAATGTGGCCGCTTTGGCGCAAACTTCATTTGTGATTTTTTTGATTGGCCCACCCTTGTTGGGTTGGGTGGCTGAGTACTTCGGCATTCGCGCCACCTTTGCGGTCAGCTTGCCATTGGTGGCGCTCAGTTTTTGGGCCGCGAAGAGCCTGAAAAATTGA